In Stigmatopora nigra isolate UIUO_SnigA chromosome 18, RoL_Snig_1.1, whole genome shotgun sequence, one genomic interval encodes:
- the LOC144212079 gene encoding tectonic-3-like yields MYNCLRLAFAVFYLSFLALPPKASADVVNTGTVLAVKQTSKAGIVQQNEQLPVPTPSPGLNDEVDSLPHSTLSTVENVVNTGTNQQDGETSSTDTVPQLKEPASPVVSIPEECFCDLTPNFCDIGCCCDNVDCNITDLRTVFTGCHQKAKSEVCFEKYLIFVANVEPSLITVSESWYCIEIPVNFTAPTVPLQLPILGDSYHFSPPQPISIGHSRHFYRVDDVIQTYFNTTSVRGLLRQPSPGVASAVCLNRNPARFLRSKSLSCTRVVTPESCTKDPNLNALSYYSDMYLIEIPKPAQENISDLLIPITPLSDWPAPSELNDTCFNVAKKVEFVIVFTDRGKLVSVTVDVILANVTKNQMMQQEHSIQFKLGNPRPSPLPTIPSTGLPMGSSVLGQFSGEVKPITVMGMPQDGKCSPDPTTRVNVPFLQNAHTGCRFSSNSNNCSELRSRISSILEGAAIPELIAMSWGSQPDWTRVLKQECRVHDEETCDTGCNLPYVLTVQVLWAYMGLLDLPQSYILGVKYQYRCQLFQCPLPSALTLTSQVVFADMTKYPKPAMQFGSP; encoded by the exons ATGTACAACTGTTTACGTCTTGCCTTCGCCGTCTTTTATCTTAGTTTTTTGGCGCTACCGCCAAAAGCAAGTGCTGACGTCGTAAATACTGGCACTGTATTAGCGGTCAAGCAGACTTCCAAAGCTGGTATTGTTCAACAAAATGAACAACTTCCAGTCCCGACCCCTTCTCCGGGGCTCAATGACGAAGTGGACTCCCTTCCTCACTCAACTCTGTCCACCGTTGAGAACGTTGTCAATACTGGGACTAATCAACAAGACGGAgaaacatccagcactgatacTGTCCCACAATTGAAGGAACCCGCAAGTCCAGTTGTTAGCATTCCTGAAG AATGTTTCTGCGATTTAACTCCGAATTTCTGTGACATTGGCTGCTGTTGCGACAATGTCGACTGCAATATAACTGACCTGAGAACTGTTTTTACGGGATGTCACCAGAAAGCCAA gtcAGAAGTGTGCTTCGAGAAATACCTGATTTTCGTCGCCAATGTGGAACCGTCTTTAATCACTGTGTCTGAATCTTGGTATTGCATTGAAATTCCAG TTAATTTCACGGCCCCCACGGTTCCACTTCAGCTTCCAATTTTAGGCGACTCTTACCACTTCTCACCACCACAACCGATAAGCATCGGCCACAGCAGACATTTTTATAGG GTTGATGATGTCATCCAGACGTACTTCAACACAACCTCTGTGCGAGGTCTTCTCCGTCAACCATCCCCGGGAGTGGCCAGTGCGGTCTGTCTTAATCGCAACCCTGCTC gCTTCTTAAGGTCCAAGTCACTGTCTTGTACTCGAGTTGTAACCCCTGAGTCGTGTACCAAAGACCCAAATCTCAATGCGCTCTCTTACTATTCGGACATGTATTTGATTGAA ATTCCAAAACCTGCTCAAGAAAATATTTCTGATCTATTG attccaATCACTCCACTTTCTGATTGGCCTGCACCAAGTGAACTAAATGACACATGTTTTAATGTGGCAAAAAAG GTGGAGTTTGTCATCGTTTTCACAGACAGAGGAAAGCTGGTAAGTGTGACGGTCGATGTCATTTTGGCGAATGTGACCAAGAACCAAATGATGCAGCAGGAGCACTCCATCCAATTCAAG CTTGGAAATCCTCGACCAAGTCCACTACCAACCATTCCCTCAACTGGACTTCCAATGGGCTCAAGTGTTCTCGGTCAATTCAGTGGGGAAGTCAAACCT ATAACCGTCATGGGAATGCCCCAAGATGGCAAGTGCTCCCCAGACCCAACCACACGAGTGAATGTCCCATTCTTGCAAAATGCACATACAGGCTGCAGGTTTAG TTCCAATTCCAACAACTGCAGTGAGTTGCGTTCCCGAATCAGCAGCATCCTGGAGGGAGCTGCTATTCCTGAACTGATTGCCATGAGTTGGGGCTCCCAGCCCGACTGGACCCGAGTTCTCAAGCAGGAGTGTCGCGTTCATGATGAG GAAACATGCGACACAGGCTGCAACCTCCCATATGTGCTAACTGTGCAAGTCTTGTGGGCTTACATGGGACTCCTGGATCTTCCCCAGAGTTACATCCTAGGAGTTAAATACCAATACCGCTGTCAATTGTTTCAG TGCCCTTTGCCATCAGCCCTCACCCTCACCTCGCAAGTGGTTTTCGCTGACATGACGAAATACCCTAAACCGGCTATGCAGTTTGGATCACCTTGA
- the LOC144212080 gene encoding C-X-C chemokine receptor type 1-like — protein sequence MSIIISFDFGDYADVFNNSFDGKNESPFVADPDTLSCEARPALGPVSAAILSVLLAAIFLLAVPGNLLVALVMAHGRRTLTPSDVYLFNLTVADGLLALTVPFSATALTHGWIFGDGACKALSLIFEANVYAGILFLACISVDRYLAIVHADRPRRSCSRLVCGAVWALGGALALPALFNDAVRPDHDSERTACVETFDLGSAAAWRLATRGLRHLLGFALPLAIMLVCYGTTAARLLRTRGFRKHRAMRVIAAVVTAFFLCWTPYHLATVADTLLRAELIPFDCAARHSVGAALTFSNGLALLHCGVNPLLYAFVGEKFRNNAKALLCGKARGERGSMFSRSTSQTSEGRGAVA from the coding sequence ATGTCCATCATCATTTCCTTCGATTTTGGAGACTACGCTGACGTGTTCAACAATTCGTTCGACGGCAAGAACGAGTCACCATTCGTAGCAGACCCCGACACATTATCGTGCGAGGCGCGCCCGGCGCTGGGCCCGGTAAGCGCGGCGATACTGTCTGTGCTCTTGGCCGCCATTTTCTTGCTGGCCGTGCCTGGCAATCTGTTAGTGGCTCTGGTGATGGCGCATGGCCGGCGTACATTGACGCCATCTGATGTCTACCTCTTCAACTTGACGGTGGCGGACGGCTTGTTGGCGCTGACCGTCCCCTTCTCGGCCACGGCGCTCACCCACGGATGGATTTTCGGCGACGGCGCCTGCAAAGCGCTCAGCCTTATCTTCGAAGCCAACGTATACGCCGGCATTCTCTTCCTGGCCTGCATTAGCGTGGACCGCTACCTGGCTATCGTGCACGCCGACCGGCCACGTAGGAGTTGCAGCCGACTAGTCTGCGGCGCCGTGTGGGCACTGGGTGGCGCCCTGGCGCTGCCGGCGCTCTTCAACGATGCCGTGAGGCCCGATCACGACTCGGAGAGGACGGCCTGCGTGGAGACCTTCGACCTGGGAAGCGCCGCCGCTTGGCGCTTGGCTACACGCGGCCTACGACATCTTCTGGGATTCGCACTGCCGCTAGCTATCATGTTGGTGTGCTACGGCACCACGGCGGCACGCCTACTGCGCACGCGGGGATTCCGTAAGCACCGCGCTATGCGGGTCATCGCGGCCGTGGTGACGGCATTCTTCTTATGTTGGACGCCGTACCACCTGGCCACGGTGGCCGACACGCTCCTGAGGGCCGAGTTGATCCCCTTCGACTGCGCGGCGCGCCACTCGGTCGGCGCGGCGCTGACGTTCAGCAACGGGCTGGCGCTGCTGCACTGCGGCGTCAACCCGTTGCTTTACGCCTTTGTGGGAGAGAAGTTCCGCAACAACGCCAAAGCGCTACTTTGTGGAAAGGCACGAGGGGAGAGGGGCTCCATGTTCAGCAGGTCTACATCGCAGACTTCCGAGGGGCGTGGCGCTGTGGCTTGA
- the mto1 gene encoding LOW QUALITY PROTEIN: 5-taurinomethyluridine-[tRNA] synthase subunit MTO1, mitochondrial (The sequence of the model RefSeq protein was modified relative to this genomic sequence to represent the inferred CDS: substituted 1 base at 1 genomic stop codon) — translation MLTKKFPPLERFILLVSRRASHLAQQQYDVIVVGGGHAGTEAASAASRVGARTLLVTQKVHTIGALSCNPSLGGIGKGHLVKEIDALDGVCGRAGDWAGIHFSILNRSKGPAVWGPRAQLDRQQYRQFIQSELQSTPRLTVREGSVEELLVTEPNPQNPGCHRVTGIRLEGEDLPISAQSVVLTTGTFLSGSLFVGQNSSPGGRIGDAPSGSGMSRTLRERLGLKIGRLRTGTPPRIVKASVDFDQARLHLADSCPTPFSFLNSRVRCKAEEQLPCHLTFTTPGVDQVVKESLHLNSHIQQDTKGPRYCPSIESRVLRFPGRQHQVWLEPEGLTSDLVYPQGLSMTMPPETQLRLIREIPALHRAEIHTPGYGVQYDFVCPTQLSPALQVKSTQGLFLAGQINGTTGYEEAAAQGLWAGVNAARMALSMPPAMLSRTESYIGVLIDDLVTRGVTEPYRMFTSRAEFRTSLRPDNADLRLTLKGFEEVGCVSSQRYHQTARVRDILQEALAALREVSLSATSWRRQLPSVHISETKPGHQTGLEVLQLNDVTFEMLTSIFPERLSQYLEFSQRLKIEAVYRPHCILQQKEIERIKKEESMSLPEDLDYMSLPVSLSQEVREILNRVRPTTLGAATRXQGITPAAIVHLLNYVRPPSKKEKRMQRI, via the exons ATGTTGACAAAAAAGTTTCCCCCGTTGGAGCGCTTCATCTTGCTGGTATCCCGACGTGCCAGTCATCTTGCCCAACAGCAGTATGATGTCATCGTGGTGGGCGGGGGTCACGCAGGTACCGAGGCAGCATCGGCGGCATCCCGAGTGGGAGCCCGGACATTATTGGTCACGCAGAAAGTCCACACCATTG GGGCCTTGTCTTGCAACCCTTCTCTGGGAGGAATCGGGAAGGGTCACCTGGTGAAGGAGATCGATGCTCTGGATGGTGTGTGCGGTCGAGCGGGAGACTGGGCCGGGATCCATTTTTCCATCTTGAATCGCAGTAAGGGTCCAGCTGTGTGGGGGCCCAGGGCCCAGCTGGACCGACAACAATACCGGCAATTCATTCAG TCCGAGTTGCAGTCCACTCCACGTCTGACGGTGCGAGAAGGATCTGTGGAGGAGCTTCTTGTCACAGAACCAAACCCGCAAAATCCCGGATGTCATCGAGTCACTGGGATACGATTGG AAGGCGAAGACCTCCCCATCTCAGCCCAATCTGTAGTTCTCACCACTGGGACCTTTCTATCCGGTTCTCTCTTCGTGGGTCAGAACAGCTCGCCAGGTGGGCGTATTGGAGATGCCCCGTCCGGTTCCGGAATGTCCCGCACGTTGAGGGAGCGCCTGGGGCTTAAGATTGGTCGACTGCGGACTGGTACCCCTCCCAGAATTGTAAAGGCTTCGGTGGATTTTGATCAAGCGAGACTGCATCTAGCTGATAGTTGTCCAACTCCCTTCAGCTTCCTCAATAGCCGTGTTCGTTGCAAG GCCGAAGAGCAACTGCCGTGCCATTTGACTTTTACTACGCCGGGTGTGGATCAGGTGGTGAAGGAAAGTCTTCATCTCAACTCTCACATACAACAGGACACCAAGGGTCCCAG GTACTGCCCCTCAATCGAATCGCGAGTACTTCGCTTTCCAGGCCGCCAACATCAAGTATGGCTAGAGCCCGAGGGGTTGACCTCTGACCTGGTGTACCCCCAAGGTCTGTCTATGACGATGCCACCGGAGACGCAATTGCGCCTGATTAGAGAAATCCCAGCTTTGCACAGAGCTGAAATCCACACGCCTG GCTATGGTGTACAGTACGACTTTGTGTGCCCTACACAGCTAAGCCCTGCCCTGCAGGTGAAAAGCACCCAGGGTCTTTTTCTCGCCGGGCAGATTAACGGGACCACCGGGTATGAGGAGGCTGCTGCTCAG GGTCTGTGGGCAGGGGTCAATGCAGCCCGAATGGCGCTTTCAATGCCACCGGCCATGCTGTCACGGACCGAGAGTTACATCGGAGTTTTGATCGATGATCTAGTGACCCGAGGTGTAACGGAACCTTACCGGATGTTCACCAGTAGGGCTGAATTCCGTACGTCTCTGAGGCCAGACAACGCCGATTTACGGCTGACCCTGAAAG GGTTCGAGGAAGTCGGTTGCGTGTCCTCACAGCGCTACCATCAAACGGCAAGAGTGCGAGATATTCTTCAAGAGGCGCTCGCAGCTCTTCGGGAAGTTTCTTTGTCAGCCACAAGTTGGCGACGTCAACTTCCTTCCGTCCACATTAGTGAGACTAAACCCGGTCATCAGAC tGGTTTGGAGGTGCTGCAACTCAACGACGTGACCTTTGAAATGTTGACCTCCATATTTCCAGAGCGCCTTTCACAGTATCTGGAATTTTCACAAAGGTTGAAGATAGAAG CGGTATACAGACCTCACTGCATCCTCCAGCAGAAGGAGATTGAAAGAATTAAAAAAGAGGAGAGCATGTCTCTCCCAGAGGACTTGGACTATATGTCTCTACCGGTGTCTCTCTCGCAAGAAGTCCGGGAGATTTTGAACAGAGTTCGTCCCACCACG TTGGGCGCTGCGACACGATGACAAGGGATAACTCCAGCGGCCATTGTCCATCTTCTCAACTACGTTCGCCCGCCgagcaaaaaagagaaaagaatgcAAAGGATCTAA
- the atxn2l gene encoding ataxin-2-like protein isoform X1, translating into MLKQQQSNSGGRKASNGTAGPAGMSSPVSGGSSTNRTPAGRNRANAKPPFQSSPVFEGVYNNARMLHFLTAVVGSTCDIRVKNGSMFEGIFKTLSSRCELAVDAVHKRNEEDSSTSVPPRREEITDTMIFSPSDLVTMTCRDVDLNYATRDTFTDTAISSTRVNGEHKEKVLQRWEGGDTNGESYNLDADTSNGWDANEMFRYNEVKYGVTSTYDSSLSMYTVPLERGTSEVFRQREARATRLACEIESTPQHRHRAGLENDEGKSEEDKYSAVIRDGADRERGHESPRERGRDSPGPREGKYIPLPQRQREMNRDRVERGPGGAPSHSRLSGGYRSTPPSSSPRPPLPSATGPQAGVSPSERSSPLSGRSGAYAAHHSQGSPSPGSGPSSPYTPASPGAAASHSAAPSPTSPSAAHGHAVPHSHSLPHSLSEATRPVNGVPTRTSPKAQRPPQSSRTVRTPNTHSQSTGTVRSPKSGSSQDTLYLDTSSISLPAHKTSGPAPIFPVDVNEILCAAAKERCADSPGGTEDGKSGKAPSVQQRSQIEELRKFGKEFRLQPSGGTSSGPGSPAAATPPALVDGGLPKPSPADEAKTLAAAPSNPQPLPLPSDESPKEASNSAEAGSGRHSPSPPQPARTPGSEDGASDRTEGVPDQVKKSTLNPNAKEFNPINLKPQMPMAKPTTAPTPPRPTPPSPVVIQHPGGQGPLYNAPYLSYVSPIHSVQTPQMYQYTMSAVGQGKYPRTKGSVVAGRSDHGGSAPPMLQAAASAAGAPLVASPYPQSYLQYSPQQYSQQQVIQAMSPYPGQPMYSMLQGGARMIGQGGAPHPQALGPPGGPQFQTQGEGPQGPQQGIYAPQSFSHHTGAVHQPQPSSTPTGNQPPPQHAAPSPGQNAQSGPQPQSLYHSGPLSTPTPPNMPPGHTSPQGSYPIQGYSIHGHQGIPSTYPLGQLAQAHVQGAMSGPHHSGSHGQPQLVMLQPPPQQGPNSVPQHPQHGPQQGTHQHFYIGHPQAMQVQTHPGSFHQPGN; encoded by the exons ATGCTGAAACAACAACAGTCTAATTCTGGTGGAAGAAAAGCGTCAAATGGTACAGCGGGCCCCGCCGGCATGTCTTCTCCAGTCAGCGGTGGCAGCAGTACTAACAGGACGCCAGCCGGGAG GAATCGAGCTAATGCGAAACCGCCATTCCAGTCTTCCCCT gtttttgagGGGGTCTACAACAATGCTCGAATGCTTCATTTCCTTACAGCTGTCGtg GGTTCCACTTGTGATATAAGAGTGAAGAATGGCAGTATGTTTGAAGGCATTTTTAAGACACTTAGCTCACGG TGCGAATTGGCCGTGGACGCTGTGCACAAACGCAACGAAGAGGACAGCTCGACGTCGGTTCCCCCGCGAAGAGAAGAAATTACCGACACCATGATCTTCAGCCCTTCCGACTTGGTTACCATGACTTGCAGAGACGTAGACCTCAACTATGCCACCAGAG ATACATTCACCGACACCGCTATCAGCTCCACTCGCGTCAACGGGGAACACAAGGAGAAAGTGCTGCAGAGGTGGGAGGGAGGAGACACCAATGGCGAGAGTTATAATCTGGACGCGGATACA TCCAATGGCTGGGATGCCAACGAGATGTTCCGCTACAATGAAGTGAAATATGGAGTCACGTCAACGTATGATTCCAGCCTTTCTATGTACAC TGTCCCACTGGAGAGAGGCACGTCCGAAGTATTCCGACAGAGGGAAGCCCGGGCAACTCGCTTGGCCTGCGAGATCGAGTCCACCCCCCAGCATCGCCACCGCGCAGGCCTGGAAAACGACGAGGGCAAAAGCGAGGAGGATAAATACAGCGCCGTGATCCGCGATGGCGCCGATCGGGAGCGAGGCCACGAGAGCCCTCGCGAACGGGGCCGAGACAGCCCTGGACCCAG ggaGGGCAAGTACATTCCTCTACCGCAACGGCAAAGGGAGATGAACCGGGATCGAGTCGAGAGGGGTCCTGGCGGCGCCCCGTCCCACAGCCGTCTCAGCGGGGGTTACCGCTCCACACCCCCGTCTTCGTCCCCCAGACCGCCGCTGCCCTCCGCCACCGGCCCCCAAGCTGGCGTTTCCCCTTCGGAGCGAAGCAGCCCGCTGTCGGGTCGAAGCGGCGCCTATGCCGCCCACCACTCCCAGGGAAGCCCAAGCCCCGGCTCCGGTCCCTCCAGTCCGTACACCCCCGCTTCTCCGGGGGCAGCCGCCTCCCACTCCGCAGCTCCTTCCCCGACCAGCCCCTCTGCTGCCCACGGACACGCGGTCCCACATTCCCATTCTCTCCCGCACTCATTGTCAGAGGCTACCAGACCTGTTAACGGAG TTCCTACCAGGACTTCTCCCAAAGCTCAAAGACCTCCACAGTCGAGCAGAACAGTCCGCACTCCCAACACACATTCTCAATCCACTGGTA CCGTTCGCTCGCCAAAATCGGGCTCTTCCCAGGACACGCTTTATCTGGACACGTCGTCCATCTCTTTGCCCGCACACAAGACGTCAGGCCCCGCCCCTATCTTCCCAGTGGACG TGAATGAAATCCTCTGCGCTGCCGCTAAAGAACGCTGTGCCGACAGTCCTGGCGGCACGGAGGACGGCAAGAGCGGCAAAG CCCCTTCGGTTCAACAAAGGTCACAAATTGAGGAACTGCGCAAGTTCGGGAAAGAGTTTAGG cttcagCCGAGCGGAGGGACCTCCAGCGGTCCCGGCTCCCCCGCGGCAGCAACTCCCCCCGCGCTCGTCGACGGGGGTCTGCCCAAACCTTCGCCGGCAGATGAAGCCAAAACACTGGCCGCCGCCCCCTCCAACCCTCAGCCTTTACCGCTGCCGTCAGACGAATCCCCGAAGGAGGCCTCCAACTCTGCCGAGGCTGGCTCGGGTAGGCATTCACCGTCCCCCCCTCAACCGGCCAGAACCCCCGGAAGTGAGGACGGCGCGTCGGACCGCACCGAGGGTGTGCCAGA CCAAGTGAAGAAGTCCACCTTGAATCCCAATGCTAAAGAATTCAACCCAATCAACCTCAAACCTCAAATGCCTATG GCAAAACCAACAACGGCACCCACACCCCCCCGACCCACCCCTCCGAGCCCAGTGGTCATCCAGCATCCCGGCGGGCAGGGTCCACTCTACAACGCCCCCTACCTGTCATATGTGTCACCGATCCACTCAGTACAG ACCCCACAAATGTACCAGTACACAATGTCTGCAGTGGGCCAAGGAAAGTACCCCAGAACTAAAG GCTCGGTGGTGGCCGGGCGCTCAGACCACGGCGGCTCAGCACCCCCCATGCTGCAAGCGGCGGCATCTGCGGCCGGTGCCCCCCTGGTGGCGTCTCCCTACCCTCAGTCCTATCTTCAGTACAGTCCACAGCAGTACAGCCAACAGCAGGTCATTCAGGCCATGTCGCCGTATCCCGGACAg CCCATGTACTCCATGCTGCAAGGAGGAGCCAGGATGATAGGGCAAGGTGGGGCTCCCCACCCGCAGGCCCTCGGACCCCCGGGAGGCCCACAGTTCCAAACGCAAGGAGAGGGGCCACAGGGCCCCCAGCAGGGCATTTATG CACCTCAGTCTTTTTCCCACCACACGGGGGCAGTCCACCAGCCTCAACCTTCTAGTACCCCAACTGGAAACCAGCCCCCACCCCAGCATGCTGCACCCAGTCCTGGACAG AACGCACAATCAGGCCCGCAGCCGCAATCCTTATACCATTCGGGTCCACTTTCGACGCCAACCCCACCCAACATGCCACCCGGCCACACGTCCCCGCAGGGCTCATACCCCATCCAGGGCTATAGCATTCACGGACACCAGGGCATCCCATCCACGTACCCCCTAGGACAGTTGGCACAG GCTCACGTACAAGGTGCCATGTCAGGTCCCCACCACTCGGGGAGTCATGGTCAACCACAGTTAGTCATGCTACAGCCCCCGCCGCAACAGGGGCCTAACTCGGTGCCACAGCACCCGCAGCACGGACCGCAGCAGGGGACGCACCAACACTTTTACATCGGACATCCACAAG CAATGCAAGTTCAGACGCACCCGGGGTCCTTCCATCAGCCCGGAAACTAA
- the atxn2l gene encoding ataxin-2-like protein isoform X2, translating into MANARNRANAKPPFQSSPVFEGVYNNARMLHFLTAVVGSTCDIRVKNGSMFEGIFKTLSSRCELAVDAVHKRNEEDSSTSVPPRREEITDTMIFSPSDLVTMTCRDVDLNYATRDTFTDTAISSTRVNGEHKEKVLQRWEGGDTNGESYNLDADTSNGWDANEMFRYNEVKYGVTSTYDSSLSMYTVPLERGTSEVFRQREARATRLACEIESTPQHRHRAGLENDEGKSEEDKYSAVIRDGADRERGHESPRERGRDSPGPREGKYIPLPQRQREMNRDRVERGPGGAPSHSRLSGGYRSTPPSSSPRPPLPSATGPQAGVSPSERSSPLSGRSGAYAAHHSQGSPSPGSGPSSPYTPASPGAAASHSAAPSPTSPSAAHGHAVPHSHSLPHSLSEATRPVNGVPTRTSPKAQRPPQSSRTVRTPNTHSQSTGTVRSPKSGSSQDTLYLDTSSISLPAHKTSGPAPIFPVDVNEILCAAAKERCADSPGGTEDGKSGKAPSVQQRSQIEELRKFGKEFRLQPSGGTSSGPGSPAAATPPALVDGGLPKPSPADEAKTLAAAPSNPQPLPLPSDESPKEASNSAEAGSGRHSPSPPQPARTPGSEDGASDRTEGVPDQVKKSTLNPNAKEFNPINLKPQMPMAKPTTAPTPPRPTPPSPVVIQHPGGQGPLYNAPYLSYVSPIHSVQTPQMYQYTMSAVGQGKYPRTKGSVVAGRSDHGGSAPPMLQAAASAAGAPLVASPYPQSYLQYSPQQYSQQQVIQAMSPYPGQPMYSMLQGGARMIGQGGAPHPQALGPPGGPQFQTQGEGPQGPQQGIYAPQSFSHHTGAVHQPQPSSTPTGNQPPPQHAAPSPGQNAQSGPQPQSLYHSGPLSTPTPPNMPPGHTSPQGSYPIQGYSIHGHQGIPSTYPLGQLAQAHVQGAMSGPHHSGSHGQPQLVMLQPPPQQGPNSVPQHPQHGPQQGTHQHFYIGHPQAMQVQTHPGSFHQPGN; encoded by the exons ATGGCAAACGCAAG GAATCGAGCTAATGCGAAACCGCCATTCCAGTCTTCCCCT gtttttgagGGGGTCTACAACAATGCTCGAATGCTTCATTTCCTTACAGCTGTCGtg GGTTCCACTTGTGATATAAGAGTGAAGAATGGCAGTATGTTTGAAGGCATTTTTAAGACACTTAGCTCACGG TGCGAATTGGCCGTGGACGCTGTGCACAAACGCAACGAAGAGGACAGCTCGACGTCGGTTCCCCCGCGAAGAGAAGAAATTACCGACACCATGATCTTCAGCCCTTCCGACTTGGTTACCATGACTTGCAGAGACGTAGACCTCAACTATGCCACCAGAG ATACATTCACCGACACCGCTATCAGCTCCACTCGCGTCAACGGGGAACACAAGGAGAAAGTGCTGCAGAGGTGGGAGGGAGGAGACACCAATGGCGAGAGTTATAATCTGGACGCGGATACA TCCAATGGCTGGGATGCCAACGAGATGTTCCGCTACAATGAAGTGAAATATGGAGTCACGTCAACGTATGATTCCAGCCTTTCTATGTACAC TGTCCCACTGGAGAGAGGCACGTCCGAAGTATTCCGACAGAGGGAAGCCCGGGCAACTCGCTTGGCCTGCGAGATCGAGTCCACCCCCCAGCATCGCCACCGCGCAGGCCTGGAAAACGACGAGGGCAAAAGCGAGGAGGATAAATACAGCGCCGTGATCCGCGATGGCGCCGATCGGGAGCGAGGCCACGAGAGCCCTCGCGAACGGGGCCGAGACAGCCCTGGACCCAG ggaGGGCAAGTACATTCCTCTACCGCAACGGCAAAGGGAGATGAACCGGGATCGAGTCGAGAGGGGTCCTGGCGGCGCCCCGTCCCACAGCCGTCTCAGCGGGGGTTACCGCTCCACACCCCCGTCTTCGTCCCCCAGACCGCCGCTGCCCTCCGCCACCGGCCCCCAAGCTGGCGTTTCCCCTTCGGAGCGAAGCAGCCCGCTGTCGGGTCGAAGCGGCGCCTATGCCGCCCACCACTCCCAGGGAAGCCCAAGCCCCGGCTCCGGTCCCTCCAGTCCGTACACCCCCGCTTCTCCGGGGGCAGCCGCCTCCCACTCCGCAGCTCCTTCCCCGACCAGCCCCTCTGCTGCCCACGGACACGCGGTCCCACATTCCCATTCTCTCCCGCACTCATTGTCAGAGGCTACCAGACCTGTTAACGGAG TTCCTACCAGGACTTCTCCCAAAGCTCAAAGACCTCCACAGTCGAGCAGAACAGTCCGCACTCCCAACACACATTCTCAATCCACTGGTA CCGTTCGCTCGCCAAAATCGGGCTCTTCCCAGGACACGCTTTATCTGGACACGTCGTCCATCTCTTTGCCCGCACACAAGACGTCAGGCCCCGCCCCTATCTTCCCAGTGGACG TGAATGAAATCCTCTGCGCTGCCGCTAAAGAACGCTGTGCCGACAGTCCTGGCGGCACGGAGGACGGCAAGAGCGGCAAAG CCCCTTCGGTTCAACAAAGGTCACAAATTGAGGAACTGCGCAAGTTCGGGAAAGAGTTTAGG cttcagCCGAGCGGAGGGACCTCCAGCGGTCCCGGCTCCCCCGCGGCAGCAACTCCCCCCGCGCTCGTCGACGGGGGTCTGCCCAAACCTTCGCCGGCAGATGAAGCCAAAACACTGGCCGCCGCCCCCTCCAACCCTCAGCCTTTACCGCTGCCGTCAGACGAATCCCCGAAGGAGGCCTCCAACTCTGCCGAGGCTGGCTCGGGTAGGCATTCACCGTCCCCCCCTCAACCGGCCAGAACCCCCGGAAGTGAGGACGGCGCGTCGGACCGCACCGAGGGTGTGCCAGA CCAAGTGAAGAAGTCCACCTTGAATCCCAATGCTAAAGAATTCAACCCAATCAACCTCAAACCTCAAATGCCTATG GCAAAACCAACAACGGCACCCACACCCCCCCGACCCACCCCTCCGAGCCCAGTGGTCATCCAGCATCCCGGCGGGCAGGGTCCACTCTACAACGCCCCCTACCTGTCATATGTGTCACCGATCCACTCAGTACAG ACCCCACAAATGTACCAGTACACAATGTCTGCAGTGGGCCAAGGAAAGTACCCCAGAACTAAAG GCTCGGTGGTGGCCGGGCGCTCAGACCACGGCGGCTCAGCACCCCCCATGCTGCAAGCGGCGGCATCTGCGGCCGGTGCCCCCCTGGTGGCGTCTCCCTACCCTCAGTCCTATCTTCAGTACAGTCCACAGCAGTACAGCCAACAGCAGGTCATTCAGGCCATGTCGCCGTATCCCGGACAg CCCATGTACTCCATGCTGCAAGGAGGAGCCAGGATGATAGGGCAAGGTGGGGCTCCCCACCCGCAGGCCCTCGGACCCCCGGGAGGCCCACAGTTCCAAACGCAAGGAGAGGGGCCACAGGGCCCCCAGCAGGGCATTTATG CACCTCAGTCTTTTTCCCACCACACGGGGGCAGTCCACCAGCCTCAACCTTCTAGTACCCCAACTGGAAACCAGCCCCCACCCCAGCATGCTGCACCCAGTCCTGGACAG AACGCACAATCAGGCCCGCAGCCGCAATCCTTATACCATTCGGGTCCACTTTCGACGCCAACCCCACCCAACATGCCACCCGGCCACACGTCCCCGCAGGGCTCATACCCCATCCAGGGCTATAGCATTCACGGACACCAGGGCATCCCATCCACGTACCCCCTAGGACAGTTGGCACAG GCTCACGTACAAGGTGCCATGTCAGGTCCCCACCACTCGGGGAGTCATGGTCAACCACAGTTAGTCATGCTACAGCCCCCGCCGCAACAGGGGCCTAACTCGGTGCCACAGCACCCGCAGCACGGACCGCAGCAGGGGACGCACCAACACTTTTACATCGGACATCCACAAG CAATGCAAGTTCAGACGCACCCGGGGTCCTTCCATCAGCCCGGAAACTAA